In Moorella sp. Hama-1, a single genomic region encodes these proteins:
- the serA gene encoding phosphoglycerate dehydrogenase gives MRVLALDGIDGRGLDLLREAGLEVTAGGKMSEEELKAALRDYEALIVRSGTRVTAAALAIARKLKIIGRAGVGTDNIDVAAATEGGIVVVNAPEGNTVAAAEHTVAMMLALARNIPQASAALKQGVWEKKKYVGVELRGKTLGVIGLGKIGREVARRARGLEMRVLAHDPYVAPEQAAHLEIELVPLEDLLRKADFVTVHLPLTKDTRHLLDREKLGLLKPGARVLNVARGGIIDEAALYEALQSGHLAGAALDVFEEEPLRESPLLELENVIVTPHLGASTAEAQAAVAVEVAGDIVRCLRGEPVLNAVNIPVVRGHLAEVLHPYLQLAEKLGSFLSQLMESPILTAEICFNGDLARYDLASLTSSFLKGLFRPLLADAVNYVNAPLVARKRGLRIREKKSLEMEYYTNLIRVEVRGRRESHRLAGTVDQGGEPRLVNLDGYSVDAVPAGHLLVVPHLDRPRIIGPVALAIGDHGVNIASMQVGRREKGGQAVMLLGVDSEVPRPALDAIRQVDGVLDVRYIDL, from the coding sequence ATGCGTGTTTTAGCTCTGGACGGTATTGACGGCAGGGGCCTGGATCTCCTCCGGGAGGCCGGCCTGGAGGTAACGGCCGGCGGTAAAATGAGCGAGGAAGAACTTAAAGCAGCCTTACGGGATTACGAGGCCCTCATCGTCCGCAGCGGTACCAGGGTGACGGCGGCGGCCCTGGCTATCGCCCGGAAACTAAAGATTATCGGCCGGGCCGGGGTGGGTACCGATAATATCGACGTGGCCGCGGCCACCGAGGGCGGCATCGTCGTGGTCAACGCCCCGGAGGGCAACACCGTCGCCGCCGCCGAACACACTGTAGCCATGATGCTGGCCCTGGCCCGCAACATCCCCCAGGCCAGTGCGGCCTTAAAACAGGGCGTCTGGGAGAAGAAGAAGTATGTCGGCGTCGAACTGCGGGGCAAAACCCTGGGGGTAATCGGCCTGGGCAAGATCGGCCGGGAGGTGGCCCGCCGCGCCCGGGGCTTAGAAATGAGGGTCCTGGCCCATGACCCCTACGTGGCCCCGGAGCAGGCCGCCCACCTGGAGATCGAACTGGTGCCCCTGGAGGACCTCCTTAGGAAGGCTGACTTTGTAACCGTGCACCTGCCCCTGACGAAGGACACCCGGCACCTCCTGGACCGGGAGAAGCTGGGCCTCCTGAAGCCCGGGGCCAGGGTGCTGAATGTCGCCCGGGGGGGTATAATCGACGAGGCAGCCCTTTATGAAGCCCTGCAATCCGGCCACCTGGCCGGGGCGGCCCTGGATGTCTTCGAAGAAGAACCCCTCCGGGAGAGCCCCCTGCTGGAACTGGAGAACGTCATTGTCACCCCCCACCTGGGGGCTTCCACGGCGGAGGCCCAGGCGGCGGTGGCGGTAGAGGTAGCCGGGGATATCGTCCGCTGCCTGCGGGGTGAACCCGTCCTCAACGCCGTTAATATCCCGGTGGTGCGGGGCCACCTGGCGGAGGTCCTCCACCCCTACCTGCAATTGGCGGAGAAGCTGGGTAGTTTCCTTTCCCAGTTAATGGAGAGCCCCATTCTCACGGCCGAAATTTGCTTTAATGGTGACCTGGCCCGCTATGACCTGGCCTCCCTAACCAGTTCCTTTTTAAAGGGCCTCTTCCGGCCCCTGCTGGCCGATGCCGTTAACTATGTCAACGCCCCCCTGGTGGCCAGGAAGCGGGGCCTCCGCATCCGGGAGAAGAAGAGCCTGGAGATGGAGTACTACACTAACTTGATCCGCGTAGAGGTACGCGGCCGGCGGGAGAGCCACCGCCTGGCCGGGACCGTCGATCAGGGCGGGGAGCCGCGCCTGGTCAACCTGGACGGTTACAGCGTCGACGCCGTCCCGGCCGGGCACCTGCTGGTGGTACCCCATTTAGACCGGCCGCGGATTATCGGGCCGGTGGCCCTGGCCATCGGTGACCACGGCGTTAATATCGCCAGCATGCAGGTGGGTCGCCGGGAAAAGGGCGGCCAGGCCGTCATGCTTCTGGGGGTGGATTCCGAGGTGCCCCGGCCGGCCCTGGACGCTATTCGCCAGGTGGACGGCGTCCTGGATGTCCGTTATATTGATCTCTAA
- the serS gene encoding serine--tRNA ligase has translation MLDIRVVRQDPEGVARGLARRGLKAGLDHFLALDARRRNLLVEVEGLKNKRNQVSAEVARLKKSGQDATALIASMREVGDRIKELDDRVREVENELQQEMLKLPNVPHTSVPEGLSDADNQPVRHWGELPRFDFEPRPHWDIAEDLGIIDFERGGKVAGARFVFYRGAGARLERALINFMLDLHTIKHGYQEIFPPYLVNSASMLGTGQLPKFAEDMFHVEGTDYYLIPTAEVPVTNLYRGEILPDEKLPIYHVAYSACFRAEAGAAGRDTRGLIRQHQFNKVELVKFTRPGDSYDELEKLTRDAEEVLQLLGLPYRVVALCAGDLGFAAAKTYDLEVWLPAAATYREISSCSNFEDFQARRADIRFRPGPKEKPRLVHTLNGSGVAVGRTVAAILENYQQADGSVLIPPALKPYMGGLTAIKPGQD, from the coding sequence TTGCTGGATATTAGAGTGGTACGCCAGGATCCGGAGGGGGTGGCCCGGGGATTGGCCCGCCGGGGCCTTAAGGCCGGCCTGGACCACTTCCTGGCTCTGGATGCCCGGCGCCGGAACCTCCTGGTCGAGGTTGAGGGATTGAAAAACAAGCGCAACCAGGTTTCGGCCGAGGTGGCCCGGTTAAAGAAAAGCGGCCAGGATGCCACCGCCTTAATCGCCTCCATGCGGGAGGTGGGGGACCGCATTAAAGAGCTGGATGACCGGGTCCGGGAGGTTGAGAACGAGCTCCAGCAGGAGATGCTGAAGCTGCCCAATGTCCCCCATACGTCTGTACCCGAGGGCTTGAGCGACGCCGACAATCAACCCGTCCGCCACTGGGGCGAGCTACCGCGTTTTGACTTTGAGCCCCGGCCCCACTGGGATATAGCCGAGGACCTGGGGATCATTGACTTTGAGCGCGGCGGCAAGGTGGCCGGGGCACGCTTCGTCTTTTACCGCGGTGCCGGGGCGCGGCTGGAACGGGCTTTAATCAACTTCATGCTCGACCTGCATACCATCAAGCACGGTTATCAGGAAATCTTTCCTCCATACCTGGTCAACAGCGCCAGCATGCTGGGCACCGGCCAGCTACCCAAGTTCGCCGAGGATATGTTCCATGTCGAGGGGACGGACTACTACCTTATTCCCACGGCCGAGGTGCCGGTGACCAATCTCTACCGGGGGGAGATCCTGCCGGACGAGAAGCTGCCTATCTACCATGTGGCCTATAGCGCCTGTTTCCGGGCCGAGGCCGGCGCCGCCGGCCGGGATACCCGCGGCCTTATCCGCCAGCACCAGTTCAACAAGGTAGAACTGGTCAAGTTCACCCGGCCCGGGGATTCTTATGATGAACTGGAGAAGCTGACCCGGGACGCCGAGGAGGTCCTACAGCTCCTGGGCCTGCCCTACCGGGTGGTGGCCCTCTGCGCCGGTGACCTGGGCTTTGCGGCGGCCAAGACCTACGACCTGGAGGTATGGTTGCCGGCAGCCGCCACCTACCGGGAGATCTCTTCCTGCAGCAACTTTGAAGACTTCCAGGCCCGCCGGGCCGATATCCGCTTCCGGCCCGGCCCCAAGGAGAAGCCGCGCCTGGTCCATACCTTGAACGGTTCCGGGGTGGCCGTCGGCCGGACGGTGGCCGCCATCCTGGAGAACTACCAGCAGGCGGATGGCTCGGTGCTCATTCCCCCCGCCTTAAAACCCTATATGGGGGGCCTTACAGCCATCAAGCCCGGGCAGGATTAA
- a CDS encoding sensor histidine kinase translates to MDPALHELTGQYWYWSLFFFIYGLSFFLMGFGILVRARWGSDLTLGRRLPCLAIFGLLHGANEWGYIFIPGQMVAEGWQTLRGALLNGGHALLLALSYTFLLAFGINLLADTRNWPRWVRLLPALGLGGWAAIFLLTFPGNGAATDPWLVAGDIMARYLLAVPGSILSATAILAQGEELAPLRRHFLKFYLTGSAAALFLYTFAGGLLVPPAPFFPASILNTNLLMGLGVPAPALRILSSILVAYFIFRLLEVYDAEEQRYREIVREREMLWQEREKIRRDLHDGVIQSIYGLALGLEHSRGLLADNPAAAASRLQVLSHQAEGIIDDLRGYLAGLHLGRELPPDPVTIIKDRAADLGQDNAFNVSWHIQGTAPSGLDADQRDHLYHMVTEIFSNIRRHARASQVRVQVDLGTDGFKTTIKDNGTGLAGLASAHQEYGTGQGLGNLRQRATLAGGWLEIQGQPGRGTAVTFWLPYAVGGGRDGDAHPRGAGR, encoded by the coding sequence ATGGACCCGGCCCTCCATGAGCTGACCGGCCAGTACTGGTACTGGTCCCTTTTCTTCTTTATCTACGGCCTGTCCTTCTTTCTCATGGGCTTCGGCATCCTCGTCCGGGCCAGATGGGGGAGCGACCTGACCCTGGGGCGACGGTTACCCTGCCTGGCCATTTTTGGCCTGTTACACGGGGCCAACGAATGGGGCTATATCTTTATCCCGGGGCAAATGGTGGCCGAGGGCTGGCAAACCCTGCGGGGGGCCCTTTTAAACGGCGGCCACGCTCTACTCTTGGCCCTTTCTTATACCTTTTTGCTGGCCTTTGGCATTAACCTCCTGGCGGATACCAGGAACTGGCCCCGCTGGGTAAGGCTCCTGCCGGCCCTGGGCCTGGGGGGCTGGGCTGCAATTTTCCTGCTTACTTTTCCCGGTAACGGGGCGGCGACGGACCCCTGGCTGGTTGCAGGAGATATTATGGCCCGCTATTTGCTGGCCGTACCGGGGTCTATCCTCAGTGCCACAGCCATCCTGGCCCAGGGAGAGGAGCTGGCCCCCTTGCGCCGGCACTTCCTCAAGTTTTACCTAACCGGTTCCGCCGCGGCCCTGTTTCTTTATACCTTTGCCGGGGGCCTGCTGGTGCCGCCGGCGCCTTTTTTCCCCGCCAGTATTCTCAATACCAACCTGTTAATGGGCCTGGGAGTGCCGGCCCCGGCCCTGCGCATCCTCAGCAGCATCCTGGTGGCCTACTTTATCTTTCGCCTCCTGGAGGTTTACGACGCCGAAGAGCAACGCTACCGGGAGATAGTCCGGGAACGGGAGATGCTCTGGCAGGAAAGGGAGAAGATCCGCCGCGACCTCCACGACGGGGTGATCCAGTCCATTTACGGCCTGGCCCTGGGCCTGGAACATAGCCGGGGCCTGCTGGCGGATAACCCGGCGGCGGCAGCCTCCCGGTTACAGGTCCTCTCCCACCAGGCGGAAGGGATAATCGACGACCTGCGGGGTTACCTGGCCGGGCTGCACCTGGGCCGGGAGCTGCCCCCGGACCCGGTGACCATTATTAAGGACCGGGCGGCAGACCTGGGGCAGGATAACGCTTTCAATGTTAGCTGGCACATCCAGGGGACGGCCCCCTCCGGTCTGGATGCTGACCAGCGGGACCATCTCTACCATATGGTGACGGAGATCTTCAGCAATATCCGCCGGCACGCCCGGGCCAGCCAGGTCCGGGTCCAGGTGGACCTGGGAACCGATGGTTTCAAAACGACCATTAAAGATAATGGCACCGGCCTGGCGGGCCTGGCATCGGCCCATCAGGAATATGGTACTGGCCAGGGCCTGGGCAACCTGCGACAGCGGGCCACCCTGGCCGGGGGCTGGCTGGAAATTCAGGGGCAGCCGGGCCGGGGTACGGCGGTGACCTTCTGGTTGCCCTACGCTGTTGGTGGCGGGAGGGACGGGGATGCCCATCCACGTGGTGCTGGTCGATGA
- a CDS encoding response regulator, with protein MPIHVVLVDDHAVVREGLKALLNREADIEVVGETGSAAGVLDLVQEARPEVVVMDLQLGAGQNGVEATRELVKKKPAVKVVILSMYDDEELVFRALEAGAKGYVLKRAGVEELVTAIRLVNSGDAYLDPRIARRVIEGLQNRLPFTRAAETAEPELTERETEVLRLAAEGLTNAEIARRLVISVKTVQAHRANIMQKLGLHDRVDLVKYAIKKGILKLEAD; from the coding sequence ATGCCCATCCACGTGGTGCTGGTCGATGATCACGCTGTTGTCCGGGAAGGCTTAAAAGCCCTTCTAAACCGGGAAGCAGATATCGAGGTGGTGGGTGAAACCGGTTCTGCTGCCGGGGTCCTGGACCTGGTGCAGGAGGCCCGGCCGGAGGTAGTAGTTATGGATCTCCAGCTGGGGGCAGGCCAGAACGGCGTTGAGGCCACCAGGGAGCTGGTCAAGAAAAAACCGGCGGTTAAAGTGGTCATCCTCAGTATGTATGATGACGAAGAATTAGTTTTCCGAGCCCTGGAAGCGGGGGCCAAGGGTTATGTTTTAAAAAGAGCCGGGGTGGAGGAGCTGGTGACAGCCATTCGCCTGGTAAATAGCGGCGATGCCTACCTGGATCCCCGGATAGCGCGGCGGGTAATCGAAGGCCTGCAAAATAGGTTGCCCTTCACCCGGGCGGCGGAAACCGCAGAACCGGAGCTCACCGAACGGGAGACGGAGGTTTTACGCCTGGCCGCCGAAGGGTTGACCAACGCCGAGATCGCCCGGCGGCTGGTCATCAGCGTCAAAACCGTCCAGGCCCACCGGGCCAACATCATGCAAAAACTGGGCCTCCACGACCGGGTGGACCTGGTCAAGTACGCCATTAAAAAAGGAATTCTCAAGCTGGAGGCTGACTAA
- a CDS encoding DoxX family membrane protein translates to MLNFLRDRRLSIVWTVVRLWLGWQWLEAGLHKLSDPKWMQTGVALKGYWTKAVGTPDLIHYGWYKDFLGGLLNSGSYTWFAKLVAVGEFLTGVALILGVVTVFALAVGAFMNFNYMLAGTTSTNPVLYTLAIILLLAGSAAYYYGVDRVLFNYLRRDKNGALDKAIPAHK, encoded by the coding sequence GTGCTGAACTTTCTAAGGGATCGCCGCTTGAGCATCGTCTGGACGGTAGTGCGGCTCTGGCTGGGCTGGCAGTGGCTGGAGGCCGGTCTCCACAAACTGTCCGACCCCAAATGGATGCAAACCGGCGTCGCCCTGAAGGGTTACTGGACCAAAGCCGTGGGGACACCGGACTTGATCCACTACGGCTGGTATAAGGACTTTTTAGGCGGGTTGCTGAACAGCGGCTCCTACACCTGGTTCGCCAAGCTGGTAGCTGTGGGGGAATTTTTGACGGGTGTAGCCTTGATCCTGGGGGTAGTGACGGTCTTTGCCCTGGCCGTGGGAGCCTTTATGAATTTCAATTATATGCTGGCTGGAACTACCAGTACCAACCCGGTTTTATACACCCTGGCCATTATCTTGCTGCTGGCTGGCAGTGCCGCCTATTACTATGGCGTCGACCGCGTGCTCTTTAACTACCTGCGGCGGGATAAAAACGGCGCCCTGGATAAAGCCATCCCGGCCCATAAGTAG
- a CDS encoding response regulator has translation MSLEKIRILIADDQALMCDGLKTILELEADMEVVGTAADGQETWAMVQHLTPDVVLLDVRMPVMDGVECVRLIKEQFLPIKVIMLTTFDDEDYILPGNAPGEEGRPPGGGHGGSLKPGSYGRNFCLHRLDGQPRLGLAGRDPAGD, from the coding sequence GTGAGTTTAGAAAAAATCAGGATCCTCATTGCCGACGACCAGGCCCTGATGTGCGATGGCCTGAAGACGATCCTTGAGCTGGAAGCAGATATGGAAGTGGTAGGCACGGCCGCCGATGGTCAGGAAACGTGGGCTATGGTGCAACATTTGACCCCGGACGTAGTGTTGCTGGACGTGCGTATGCCGGTTATGGATGGGGTGGAATGTGTCAGGTTAATTAAAGAGCAGTTCCTGCCAATAAAAGTGATTATGCTGACCACCTTCGACGACGAGGATTATATCCTACCAGGTAATGCCCCTGGAGAAGAAGGGCGACCGCCTGGTGGTGGCCACGGCGGCTCCCTTAAACCTGGCAGCTATGGACGAAATTTTTGTCTCCACCGGCTTGATGGCCAGCCCCGTCTTGGCCTTGCAGGGAGAGATCCGGCGGGCGATTGA
- a CDS encoding GspE/PulE family protein: MATAAPLNLAAMDEIFVSTGLMASPVLALQGEIRRAIDKYYSTPAVFPAAPEAGAATGDEEQTAADGGPVARLVDAILERAIAAGASDIHIIPQEKTLEVRFRIDGILQDDLALPRANHGPVITRLKVMARLDIAEHRLPQDGRIQLKLDSAPVDVRVATMPTVWGEKVVCRLLDARQGVWDLDKLGFSPCNLERFKRLISRPHGLVLVTGPTGSGKTTTLYAALNHINDRRRNIVTLEDPVEYLLPGISQTAINPRAGLTFSSGLRALLRQDPNVIPNAPVVALANNPTILIAEVVKIIG, translated from the coding sequence GTGGCCACGGCGGCTCCCTTAAACCTGGCAGCTATGGACGAAATTTTTGTCTCCACCGGCTTGATGGCCAGCCCCGTCTTGGCCTTGCAGGGAGAGATCCGGCGGGCGATTGACAAGTACTACAGCACCCCGGCGGTGTTCCCGGCAGCGCCGGAGGCAGGCGCGGCCACGGGCGATGAGGAACAAACGGCGGCCGACGGAGGACCGGTGGCCCGCCTGGTGGATGCTATCTTGGAACGGGCTATTGCGGCCGGGGCGAGCGACATCCATATTATTCCCCAGGAAAAAACCCTGGAAGTGCGTTTCCGTATCGACGGCATTCTCCAGGACGACCTGGCCCTCCCCCGTGCCAACCATGGGCCGGTGATCACCCGGCTCAAGGTCATGGCCCGCCTGGACATTGCCGAGCACCGCCTGCCCCAGGACGGCAGAATCCAGCTGAAACTGGATAGCGCCCCCGTCGACGTGCGGGTGGCGACGATGCCGACGGTCTGGGGCGAGAAGGTGGTCTGCCGTCTCCTGGATGCGCGCCAGGGCGTGTGGGACCTGGATAAGCTGGGCTTCTCGCCCTGTAACCTGGAGCGTTTTAAAAGGCTCATCTCCCGGCCCCACGGGCTGGTGCTGGTGACCGGGCCCACCGGCAGCGGCAAAACCACCACCCTTTACGCCGCCCTTAATCACATCAATGACCGCCGCCGGAATATCGTCACCCTGGAAGACCCGGTGGAATACCTGCTGCCCGGCATCAGCCAGACGGCCATCAATCCCCGGGCCGGGCTCACCTTCTCGAGCGGGTTGCGGGCGCTCTTGCGCCAGGATCCCAACGTTATCCCCAATGCTCCTGTCGTGGCCCTGGCAAATAATCCCACGATTTTAATAGCGGAGGTCGTGAAGATAATTGGTTAA
- the tadA gene encoding tRNA adenosine(34) deaminase TadA has translation MDHHFYMGEALAEAGQAFALGEVPIGAVVVLGDRIIARAGNRRETNNDPTAHAEILALRAAAGVKGDWRLTGATLYVTLEPCPMCAGALVQARISKLVYGAPDLRAGAVDSVLNIVENPHLDHQVEVIPGIREAECREILKSFFRMRRDG, from the coding sequence ATGGACCACCATTTCTATATGGGGGAGGCCCTGGCCGAAGCGGGGCAAGCCTTTGCCCTGGGGGAGGTTCCCATTGGGGCGGTAGTGGTCCTGGGGGATAGGATTATTGCCAGGGCCGGTAACCGCCGGGAAACCAACAACGATCCCACGGCCCATGCCGAGATTCTGGCCCTGCGGGCGGCGGCCGGGGTAAAAGGCGACTGGCGGCTTACGGGGGCCACATTATATGTGACCCTGGAACCCTGCCCCATGTGCGCCGGCGCCCTGGTCCAGGCCCGTATTAGCAAGCTGGTATATGGCGCCCCGGACCTGCGGGCCGGGGCGGTTGATTCCGTGCTAAACATTGTTGAGAATCCCCATCTGGACCACCAGGTGGAGGTTATACCCGGCATCAGGGAAGCAGAGTGCCGGGAGATCTTAAAGAGTTTTTTCCGGATGCGGAGAGATGGCTGA
- a CDS encoding DNA adenine methylase, whose product MQKIPRLSPILKWAGGKERELRYILPNLPAGFRYYYDPFVGGGAVFLAVDRPVMYINDKAPELITLYSLIRAGDREFFRCLEAISKSWALLTTIVRDNGDFLADLYQKYAAGHCPPSGHATRLEEFIACHEVQFTGILSPPLNTNREGFLREIARNLLSKTSRMKKIERERGSLAGPDIRDNLECAFKSAFYMHLRHLYNRRRELALQAAAVAAIFYFIRDYCYASMFRYNRRGEFNVPYGGISYNEKDLARKIAYLKSPVLREHLQRTHIFCLDFEEFLARSAPGPEDFIFLDPPYDSDFSTYARLKFGPGDQERLAYYLCHKCRARFMLVIKNTPFIANLYQNRGLNIRAFDTKYLVSFQNRNDRATEHLMITNY is encoded by the coding sequence ATGCAGAAAATCCCCAGATTAAGTCCCATTTTAAAATGGGCCGGCGGTAAGGAAAGGGAGCTGCGCTATATCCTGCCTAACCTGCCGGCTGGTTTTCGTTATTATTACGACCCCTTCGTGGGGGGCGGGGCCGTTTTCCTGGCCGTCGACCGGCCTGTAATGTATATCAACGACAAAGCGCCGGAACTCATCACCCTGTATAGCCTGATTCGCGCCGGTGACCGGGAATTTTTTCGTTGCCTGGAAGCTATCAGTAAGAGTTGGGCGTTGCTGACCACTATCGTCAGGGATAACGGCGATTTTCTGGCCGACCTGTACCAAAAATACGCGGCCGGCCATTGCCCGCCATCCGGCCACGCCACCCGGCTGGAGGAGTTTATCGCCTGCCACGAAGTCCAGTTTACCGGTATCCTTTCCCCGCCCCTCAACACCAACCGGGAAGGCTTCCTCCGCGAAATCGCCAGAAACCTCCTCAGTAAAACCTCCCGGATGAAAAAGATTGAACGGGAGAGGGGCTCCCTGGCCGGGCCGGATATCCGGGACAACCTGGAATGCGCCTTTAAGAGTGCCTTTTACATGCACCTGCGCCATCTCTACAATCGCCGCCGGGAACTGGCCCTGCAGGCTGCTGCCGTTGCGGCCATCTTTTACTTTATCCGCGATTACTGCTATGCCTCCATGTTCCGTTATAACCGCCGGGGCGAGTTTAATGTCCCCTACGGCGGCATCTCCTATAATGAAAAAGACCTGGCCCGGAAGATTGCCTACCTGAAATCTCCCGTCCTCCGGGAGCACCTGCAACGGACGCATATTTTTTGCCTGGATTTCGAGGAATTCCTGGCTCGAAGCGCTCCGGGACCGGAGGATTTTATTTTCCTGGACCCGCCCTACGATAGCGACTTCAGTACCTATGCCCGGTTGAAGTTCGGCCCTGGCGACCAGGAGCGGCTGGCTTATTACCTCTGCCATAAGTGCCGGGCCCGGTTTATGCTGGTAATCAAAAATACCCCTTTTATTGCCAATCTTTACCAAAACCGGGGCTTAAATATCCGGGCCTTCGATACCAAGTACCTCGTCAGCTTCCAGAACCGTAACGACAGGGCCACCGAGCACCTGATGATTACTAACTACTAA
- the dnaX gene encoding DNA polymerase III subunit gamma/tau: MAQYQALYRQWRPRTFAEVVGQAHITRTLLNALRTGRLVHAYLFCGPRGTGKTSTAKILARAINCLDPREGEPCNECANCRRILAGNSLDVLEMDAASNRGIDEIRDLIEKIPLGPVEGRYKVYIIDEVHMLTPEAFNALLKTLEEPPAHAVFILATTEPRKVLPTILSRCQRFDFHPLTVKAIAGRLQEVAAANGVEIEPAALSLLSRKAAGGLRDALSLLDQILAGGGEGPITAHQVAVTLGTARLDTLLELTAALAAGDGGRVLHLVDAAIGTGMEPQRLLEDLLDHTRNLLLLKADPGAGDLTGLLPEEVEQVAAQARGFDHHRLLDLMERLQQGGAALRRSNQPRVILEMTLAGFLVAPGPSLEDLTRRVAELEERLAALEGSRPTGARDGGTARHGPGDRPGLDRSRRRVTGPRPAPTTSVVNAPGIIHTGPVDAGPGTARTDRMGAGPAETAATAEPGTGPHQGSGEPAPARGTLPSFSRPAPGAGEGGLGTGSATSAGNPAALPGLDLAAVQERWPEVLAAARRESIQLQAFLREGEPVALEGETLTLAVRIDFHRGMLEQPANREKVEAALAAVFGRPLKLIITSGKPSPRGDNDDTVARMVDFFGKDKVEIKD, translated from the coding sequence TTGGCCCAGTACCAGGCTCTGTACCGGCAGTGGCGGCCGCGCACCTTTGCCGAGGTGGTGGGGCAGGCACATATTACCCGGACTCTCCTCAATGCCCTGCGGACCGGGCGCCTGGTCCACGCCTACCTTTTCTGTGGCCCCAGGGGTACGGGGAAGACCAGTACGGCCAAAATCCTGGCCCGGGCCATCAATTGCCTGGACCCCCGGGAGGGGGAACCCTGTAACGAGTGCGCCAACTGCCGGCGCATCCTGGCCGGCAACTCCCTGGACGTCCTGGAAATGGATGCCGCCTCCAACCGTGGTATTGATGAAATCCGGGATTTAATAGAAAAGATACCCCTGGGTCCCGTAGAGGGCCGGTACAAGGTCTACATTATCGACGAAGTCCATATGCTGACGCCGGAGGCTTTCAACGCCCTGCTGAAAACCCTGGAGGAGCCGCCGGCCCACGCCGTCTTTATCCTGGCCACCACCGAACCGCGCAAGGTCCTGCCGACTATTCTCTCTCGCTGCCAGCGTTTTGATTTCCACCCCCTGACGGTGAAGGCTATTGCCGGCCGCCTGCAGGAAGTGGCCGCGGCTAACGGGGTGGAGATCGAACCGGCGGCCCTCAGCCTTTTATCCCGCAAGGCTGCCGGTGGTTTACGGGACGCCCTCAGCCTGCTGGACCAGATCCTGGCTGGCGGCGGTGAAGGGCCGATAACGGCCCATCAGGTGGCGGTTACCCTGGGTACAGCACGGTTGGATACCCTGCTGGAGTTAACTGCCGCCCTGGCTGCCGGCGACGGCGGCCGCGTCCTGCACCTGGTAGATGCGGCCATAGGAACCGGGATGGAACCCCAGCGCCTGCTGGAGGATCTGCTGGACCATACCCGCAACCTGCTCCTCTTAAAGGCCGATCCCGGCGCCGGGGATTTAACCGGACTCCTGCCCGAGGAAGTGGAACAGGTAGCGGCGCAGGCGCGGGGCTTTGACCACCACCGCCTGCTGGACCTTATGGAGAGGTTGCAGCAGGGCGGGGCGGCCCTGCGCCGCAGCAACCAGCCCCGGGTAATCCTGGAGATGACCCTGGCCGGTTTCCTGGTAGCGCCGGGGCCTTCCCTGGAGGACCTGACCCGCCGGGTGGCGGAACTGGAGGAGCGCCTGGCGGCCCTGGAGGGGAGCAGACCCACGGGGGCCAGGGATGGGGGGACCGCCCGTCACGGCCCGGGGGACAGGCCAGGGCTTGACCGGAGTCGCCGCAGGGTTACCGGACCCCGGCCCGCCCCAACTACCTCAGTGGTTAATGCCCCCGGGATCATTCATACCGGCCCGGTAGACGCCGGACCGGGAACTGCCCGAACTGACCGGATGGGGGCGGGACCGGCGGAAACTGCAGCCACGGCCGAACCCGGGACCGGGCCCCATCAGGGCAGCGGGGAACCGGCCCCCGCAAGGGGTACCCTCCCATCTTTCTCCAGGCCGGCGCCGGGGGCTGGCGAAGGTGGCCTGGGGACTGGCTCCGCCACATCAGCCGGAAATCCAGCCGCCCTGCCGGGACTGGATCTGGCGGCAGTTCAGGAACGCTGGCCGGAGGTTCTGGCGGCCGCCCGCCGGGAAAGCATCCAGCTCCAGGCCTTCCTCCGGGAGGGAGAACCGGTGGCCCTGGAAGGGGAGACCCTGACCCTGGCCGTCAGAATCGACTTTCACCGGGGTATGCTGGAGCAGCCGGCCAACAGGGAAAAGGTAGAAGCAGCCCTGGCGGCAGTATTCGGCCGGCCTTTAAAGCTGATTATTACCTCCGGGAAACCCTCCCCCCGGGGGGATAATGACGACACCGTCGCCAGGATGGTTGATTTTTTTGGGAAGGATAAAGTGGAGATCAAGGATTGA
- a CDS encoding YbaB/EbfC family nucleoid-associated protein, translating to MSMGNMNKMMKQMQKMQAQVAKLQEELGERTVEASAGGGAVKVVANGRQEILSIKIDPAAVDPEDVEMLQDLILAAVNEALHQSQEMVAGEMAKITGNMRLPGF from the coding sequence ATGAGTATGGGCAATATGAACAAAATGATGAAGCAGATGCAGAAGATGCAGGCCCAGGTAGCCAAACTGCAGGAGGAACTGGGAGAAAGGACGGTTGAGGCCAGCGCCGGTGGCGGTGCCGTTAAAGTAGTGGCCAATGGCCGTCAGGAGATCCTGAGCATTAAAATCGACCCGGCGGCTGTTGACCCCGAGGATGTGGAGATGCTCCAGGACTTGATCCTGGCCGCAGTCAATGAAGCCCTGCACCAGTCCCAGGAGATGGTTGCCGGCGAGATGGCCAAAATTACCGGTAATATGCGCCTGCCGGGGTTCTAA